Genomic DNA from Hordeum vulgare subsp. vulgare chromosome 2H, MorexV3_pseudomolecules_assembly, whole genome shotgun sequence:
cattaggagactagatacagagcaaaatgagtgaatatacactctaaatTATGTCACTCATTAGGAGACTAGatacactcttatattagtttacgcagGAAGTAGTTACTAGTACAATACTAGTATCAGCCATATCTCATTTGGATCTACGATTTTCAGCAATGCCAACTACTTTTCTCCATTCTGTGATAGGTAATCTGAAACACAAGGACTTGCATGGGCATGTGGTAAGCTCTCAGGTGTACGGCAACGTGGATGACAAATCAAATGATGTAGAACAAGAAGAGATGGAGACTGATCCTGAAACTCCAGCCGAAGAAAATGACAAGATGGTGGATGATGATGTGACAGAAAACGAGGCAACACCGTTGGAGGATTGACCTCACCCACGGTGCCAATCTCCAAACGTCTCCAGTGTAATCATATATCTTGTCCACCGATTTTACTCTTGACATGTATGTACAGTAGTACCCTTTCCGTAaattaatataagagcgtttagatcactccataaactaatataagaacgtttagatcactaaagtagtgatttaaacactcttatattagtttgcgGAGGGAGTACATTCAATGCACACCGCAACATACTGAAATGCCAATTCAGAAATGTAGATCAGGGTATCAATCTGTTTCGCATAGGAAGTTGAACTCTCAATCAGGAATTCAGGATCGCAAATAAATACAGGCCATTCTATATACAGATCACCACCATATCTCATTTCGTAacatgttactccctccgtttctatatgtatgtcttttaagagatttcactaaaagtctatatacgaagcaaaataagtgaatctacgtTCTAAAGTATGTTTATGTACATTCGTATATAGTTCATTAATGAAActtctaaaagacttatatttagaaacggagggagtataacataAAGCAAGCTCTTGTCACATAATAATAACCAAAGCCAAAAGAACCAAACATGCAAACTCATAGTCATAGATAGATAAACATGGCTGAAGTAAGGATGAAAGGGAAGCCTAGCACTGGTGCACTGACGACGTTGGGAGCTAAGAAACACATCAGATGGCCTTGGCTggcgcggcggcggaggcggagagGTCGGCGACGGCGAGTAGCGGCTCGCTAGTGGGTGGCGCGTTGGAGTTGGCTGCGGGGGAGTCGTCAGGATCGTAGTTGGGGTCGAGGGCACGGTCCATGGCGCGGCGGCCGGTCTCGAGGCAGGGCTTGCAGGCCATCTCGATGGTGATCCAGCCCAGCACCACCGCCGCGATCGCGATCACAGCGGTCACCACAGCCCCCATCGGATCAGGCCCCCCTTGTGCGACTCGCTGGCCAAACGCGGATCTGGAGTTTGAAGATGACTGACCAAGCAAGGAATGGTATATTACCACGAAAACAATTCCTTATTTATCTTAAATTTCGTTTCCTTATTTAACGCTGGAAAAAAAGTTCTCCGCTATTTAAGAACGAGTTTAAATTTTATGCCCTTTATAACACTTTTGTCCATTTTAAACATAAATAACACCTGAAAAGACCATTTTGCTCCTCATGTAGTATGTGTATGTGCGGGATAATAATTGATATAACGTGAGTGCGGGGCAATAGCATACACATGCAGCGACAATAGCACACACGCAGCAACACATCAATATACACACACAACTGACACACACGTAACACCATACATGCACGCGTGCATATACGCACacaacacacatgcatcacacacACGTAACAACACGCACAACAGCAGCAACACACGCATACAAACGCAGCAGACACACATGTAACAACACACATGACAAACAGCACACACAAATGCAGCAGCACACACACACGTGCGCGCATACTAATGGGGGGATAAGTCGGGTAGGCTCaccaagcctattccttcatgtTTCGACATAGAGTGGGGCGAAAGCCTCCTCACACGCCGGCTCCTCCTGGCTGGCTGCGT
This window encodes:
- the LOC123426229 gene encoding uncharacterized protein LOC123426229, whose amino-acid sequence is MGAVVTAVIAIAAVVLGWITIEMACKPCLETGRRAMDRALDPNYDPDDSPAANSNAPPTSEPLLAVADLSASAAAPAKAI